The DNA window attatagaggctatcatctaatgcacttaaaataaaatttttacatagataatccccttttctccaagcttcatagtccgccatgacttcgagcctagtctcttggtcgcttggcgcgggcagctcgttctccgtgaggaagttggcgacgcccaatgttgtcaaatagaacaacatcttttgataccaccgcttgaagtcagatcctccaaactttggtggcttctcggcgggtggcatcattcttggtgccataggtgccgcacttggtccattgaaggaaccaattccgttgcccccgaaggagccaacaacttggttgggcatagagccccccatgttcgtgttgggcatagtgccccccacattcgtgttgggAATAGTGCCCCCCACATTCATGTTGATCCCGGAAGATCCAACACCAGTATTGAGCCcaaaggcaccaacactcgatccattaaaggatccgaaggaaccactaaaagtggaaccaaaggtggaaccagtggacgccccgaaggggttgtcccaaacccaagggacggtggatgaggcagctgggaagccgggggttggcatcatcgagggaatcgatgaggtgttgaccggtccagtggtcgccatggttgaaggaatggcggcggtggtggcggcagcggtggtgttggattccgtcgacatctccagcaaaggtgtattaagtttcgaaattttaagttcagtttagaGGTCAAAAATCCCTTCAAAAGCAaggtatctcgtcttgcgattgttggttctactgattacaagataacaagaccgagcgtaatacaacccaaaagaaaagaaaatgaggaactgaacttaaaaattacaacgtagaatcgaaactactaaaccagtatgattagccgagtcgaggaggcctcttcccgcaagacgagatacgccccggtagtgctcttcggtttggcgtgtcgtctccaaaggtaaaacggctacgtctctattgatgcagcaccgcaatcagtagagctccggcgaacgggatggaggagagagcagagcttcgacagaaggacaatgcagagaatgcttgtatgtgtatcctaatgcagtggtatggctagcctatttataggccaagccaccatgcagggtcaaccgagccatgaaggctcatcatggcagattcgtaaccgacgtcggttacgagcgtgtggcaggcgtgtgcctttcgcatgtggagcgtgtggatttctcacgtggcagccgtgactgtgcctcgcttgacgacgtgtcaagccacttggattgctgactcggcggtggtccaaaaagaatagtttgggccaagccccaagcccaaagaccacccaaagaccaattgccaagatccaagtccaagtccaagtccaagcccaagatcaagatcgagatcgggatcaggcccgggcccgaggcccgcggcccgcgcccacgcccacgcccacgcccacgcccacgggcacgagcacgggctcgggctcaggcggcggcggcggcgcgcgcgtgtgcgcgcgtgtgggctttttcacccatcttgatccactataattattaagtaacataaaaacacattaaagatgtattaatcttccaatgtgggataattaacactagttaattattccctaagcacatgctccaagctttaattaaaagctaattatgcccaactttaatccactatttctcactcaccggaaatcggatttgagaaagtgaatatactacatttatctacgtaaaatgtagatcgacgctatatcatttaatttcacaaaattaaatgtctcgtcacatttattctttggtcaaaaccattgaccgggcatatttaatccatgatttttacaaattggagagaaaatggagatgatttgggtagaatagatgtgtgtaatgaggatgaaatatgattatttataaagtaaaaaaataaaaaataattaaaaaagaaaaaaaacggtctaaaaacggtaatattaccgtttgattttttttattaaattcaaattaaaaaaaataatttattgcatcagcgtgacgaagGCCACTCgcggccggcgagtgggcatcACGTGTGGCCCCAGcgagcgccacgtcgcgcgggtgacatacttggattttacatgattttagagggtggttttgtatgaatgtgatcatatttcgtctattattaggcgtgtttatatctacttctctattatgttggtatgttgacctttttgttaagaatgtgtagaaaaaggtgTAAAATAGGTGGATATGCAGCAGCCTAGGTTTGAGACAATTCTTCtagagattttgaagtccaatcaacaCCCactgcatatcattctcttcgtcttcgaaagagcttcgcgtgggtatctcAAACGCCctaatcggagttcggatgagagagatatggccgatctacgaaagccgcgcacaggtaacccggccgggttaatttacagtgcaaaattacaacccggccgggttgagcCAGAATCCAGCAACTGTCCTAAAATggtgacccggccgggttgaatttccagttcaaaaatacaacccggccgggtcggattgtctgacgcgtctgaaagctgaaaacgcgatttttgaaggGAAATAAGAGGAGAAGAAGCCTAGGGTTCATTCTATTCCACACCTACCGCCcctacacacacacataccctcaagaacacctttgagagagagaattgaagattgaagagtccacatcggaagattgaagcttcactCCATAGATCGATCTCACAGGAGTACttagtatctttatttcatgtttttgttggattactttgtgttgaacatgagtagctaaacttttcttgtagaattcttggtgatgatgcactaatttcatagtttttatccgattgattttgttcttgccttgctcttgtagttatttgattgttcttgagtttattcctttcaattgcttgatcaccacttgattgtgtaggattaattagattaatcggaagatgaaataattaatccggaaataagaataattcacaccttaatacaatataactcgggagagttgaggttttgagtgaggtcattgacctaatcgagcttttgggagttaggagtttaggattagaaggggacttcgatcctagcacctaatctacaggtttttcacctcgggagggggtttaatctataattgtggtcggcttagtaactctagagacaccaaaaggtaaggcgaatcaattggataagagcttggaattgtgcatcggatccttgagttctacaatttctccatattatctttcaTTATCACACCGTGTTTTCTAGTCCTTAATTGATACTTGCTTATTATATgattttattagttgttagaacaaaccaaactgcacttgattgtctagatagtagttgatctttgttcgtggtagttaagttgatacaaaattgtctctgtgggatacgatactcttgcttactgattgctacactagccccgtacacttgcgggtataacttgtgttaaaataagttgagtcaagtttttggcgccgttgccggggacaattgtgtgtcattatagcttaatatcgtgataataattgagattactaatctagattttacttgctttatttttactttttattttgagttCTCTAATAGATGTGTTTCCTTGTTCAGGGTGTATGCACACGCGTTCTAAAGGTCCACCTCTAGAGCCTATCGATCTCgagatcgaagcatccaacaGAAAGAGGAACGCGCAGAGAAGGTTAAACCAAAGGATTCGGGTTTCTTCACCCGCGCACAGGTGTCTACCTTCTCCTATCCAGAGAACTCCATCACCCAGTCCATCTCCACCTCCATCACCTATCCAGTACGAGCCTCATTCTCCAATTCTAATGGATAACGGGGAGGAGAACAACAATGAGGATCCTGTCATCCGCCAACTCCGTCTACAGCTGGTTGCCATGCAGAGGTAATTGGATGAACAGAATGTGAGGCAGTGCCCGTGCAAAATCAATTTGCCTACAGACAGGTTGCTAATCCACCAGTCAACAATGCGGGGATAGCGGCCAACAGCTTCGAATTGAGACCGGGGTTGATAGACAGAGCAGAAGCAAACGCATTTGGTGGGACAGGTTCAGAAGATGCCAACAAGCACCTCACCAAGTTCATACAGATCAGCAACACAGTGAAGGCGAATGGGGTCACAGATGAGCAAGTCCGCCTCCGATTATTCCCATTCTCTTTGAAAGATGAGGCAAGGGACTGGTATGACAGCATGGGTCCTAACTCTGTGCCTACATGGGATGCAATGGTGGAGCTGTTCTTGGAGAAATATTATCCACCTAGCGAGGCACTCAAACGCCAAGCTGAGGTCATTCAATACAAGATGCACCCTCAGGAGAATATCATGGAGGCTTGGAAAAGGTTCAAGCAGCTGATGAGAAGATGCCCCAATCACGGGCTAACTCCGGGACAACAGATCTTAACCTTCTACAGGGGAGGCACGCTGGAAGCAATGCGTGAACTGAACATGAGCGCCGGAGGATCTCTCTTGAAATTGGGGGAAGCTGAAGCACTTGAAGTGATCGAGAGGGTAGCTTCAAATGATGATGGATGGAGAAACGACAGAGGAAAATCATATAGGGTGGCATCCACCTCCGATAATGATAGGATTGATGCAATATCCAAGCAGCTGGAATTTCTAACTGACAAGCTTGGGTATATGGGAACAAGTCAGTTTGGGACTGAGATGCAACAAGGAGTCGAAGATGTAAACTACGTTCATCAAGGTGGCAACAACAGAAATTTCAACAATTACCACCCCAACCAAGGAGGAGGCAATTACAATCACTATGGGAACAAGGTGCATCCCAACTTGTCATACGGGAACCCAAATAATGCCCTGCAACCACCACCCGGATTCCAGGTATCAAATGGCCAAATCATAGAACCGAGGAAGGATGAGCTGAAAGATGTGTTAATGGCCTTTATGAAGCAAACGGGAGAGTGCATGAAGGACTCCAACAAACGGCTAGTGCAGGTTGAAGCTAATGTGAATGACCTTAATATTCACATGAAGAGCATCGATAACCAGATGAGCCAGATTTCACAGGCAGTGGGTATTCAACATCAACCGGGCCAATTTCCGTCACAAACAATTGTCAATCCTAAAGACTGTAAGGATTGCAAAGCCATTAATCTTAGgagtggaaagagctatgatGGCCCAACCTTGCCTGCAGAGAAGGAGAAAATCTCTCAAGAAGAGGTGGTGGAAGAAGAAGAACCAGTGGAAGAGGTGCCGCCTCCCAAGGCAAGCATCGTGATACCTGCACCCCCTGCTGAGGTTAAGATCCCATTTCCACAGCGCGTGCAGAAGAAGAAGCTAGATGATCACTTCTCTAGGTTTCTTGACATATTTAGAAAAGTGCACATCAAC is part of the Salvia splendens isolate huo1 chromosome 22, SspV2, whole genome shotgun sequence genome and encodes:
- the LOC121787791 gene encoding uncharacterized protein LOC121787791; translated protein: MHTRSKGPPLEPIDLEIEASNRKRNAQRRLNQRIRVSSPAHRCLPSPIQRTPSPSPSPPPSPIQYEPHSPILMDNGEENNNEDPVIRQLRLQLVAMQRQVANPPVNNAGIAANSFELRPGLIDRAEANAFGGTGSEDANKHLTKFIQISNTVKANGVTDEQVRLRLFPFSLKDEARDWYDSMGPNSVPTWDAMVELFLEKYYPPSEALKRQAEVIQYKMHPQENIMEAWKRFKQLMRRCPNHGLTPGQQILTFYRGGTLEAMRELNMSAGGSLLKLGEAEALEVIERVASNDDGWRNDRGKSYRVASTSDNDRIDAISKQLEFLTDKLGYMGTSQFGTEMQQGVEDVNYVHQGGNNRNFNNYHPNQGGGNYNHYGNKVHPNLSYGNPNNALQPPPGFQVSNGQIIEPRKDELKDVLMAFMKQTGECMKDSNKRLVQVEANVNDLNIHMKSIDNQMSQISQAVGIQHQPGQFPSQTIVNPKDCKDCKAINLRSGKSYDGPTLPAEKEKISQEEVVEEEEPVEEVPPPKASIVIPAPPAEVKIPFPQRVQKKKLDDHFSRFLDIFRKVHINIPLVEALQQMPTYAKFLKDVLSKKKKWTDYETVNISENCSAIIQKKLPAKLKDPGSFNISCVIGNDRQTKALCDLGASINLMPLSFFRKMKIDTLKPTTITLQVADRTVTYPKGIVEDVLVRVHGFIFPVDFVVLDMEEDVNIPLILGRPFLATGKALIDVAKGELTLHMGNKRHILSIYNAMKSREEEELVMKKECKAVHVVEVQKAQEIESTFGDFSLPQWMFGSCGGSTSKEETTSNPKVKVKKTKAENLSKVETEISD